In one Vidua chalybeata isolate OUT-0048 chromosome 4, bVidCha1 merged haplotype, whole genome shotgun sequence genomic region, the following are encoded:
- the DCK gene encoding deoxycytidine kinase: MATPPKRSRPEGRLRKVAVEGNIAAGKSTFVNILKQASEEWEVVPEPVARWCNVQQSSGDDCEELTTSQRSGGNVLRMMYEKPERWAFTFQTYACLSRIRAQLGALDRTLGDAQNPVVFFERSVYSDRYIFAANLYESDCMNETEWTIYQDWHDWMNKQFGSRLALDGIIYLRATPEKCLNRIYLRGRDEEQEIPIEYLEKLHYKHESWLQHRTLRTNFDYLQEIPILTLDVNEDFKGKKDRYDHMIEKVKEFLSML, from the exons ATGGCCACCCCGCCCAAGCGCAGCAGGCCCGAAGGCCGCCTCAGGAAGGTCGCCGTGGAGGGCAACATCG CTGCAGGGAAATCCACCTTTGTGAATATTCTGAAACAAGCCAGTGAGGAGTGGGAAGTGGTTCCCGAGCCTGTAGCTAGATGGTGCAATGTCCAGCAAAGCTCTGGAGACGACTGTGAG GAGCTGACCACGTCGCAGAGGAGCGGCGGGAACGTGCTGCGGATGATGTACGAGAAGCCGGAGCGCTGGGCCTTCACCTTCCAGACGTACGCCTGCCTCAGCAGGATCCGGGCTCAGCTCGGCGCCCTGGACCGCACGCTCGGGGACGCGCAGAACCCCGTGGTGTTCTTCGAGCGCTCCGTCTACAGCGACAG GTACATCTTTGCTGCTAATTTATACGAGTCTGACTGCATGAACGAGACCGAGTGGACAATTTACCAGGACTGGCACGACTGGATGAATAAACAGTTTGGCTCGAGGCTGGCTCTGGATGGGATCATTTATCTCCGAGCCACTCCTGAG AAATGCTTGAATAGGATTTACTTGCGTGGAAGAGATGAGGAACAAGAAATCCCCATTGAATATCTGGAGAAGCTTCACTACAAACATGAAAGTTGGCTCCAGCACAGGACACTGCG AACAAATTTTGACTATCTTCAGGAAATTCCGATTTTAACGCTCGATGTTAATGAAGACTTCAAAGGCAAAAAGGATAGATATGATCACATGATCGAAAAG GTCAAGGAATTTTTGAGCATGTTGTAA